TATTCGATCAAGCGATGCAGCGTTGGCATGGCGGTGACAATGATCAAGATTATATTGAGAGCTGGCCCCAATTTAATCAGCGTGCGCAGCAAGCACTTGAGCAAGTTCGTACAAAAGTGGCAGATTTGAATTTAGGTTGTGATAGTACAGTATTGGTGTTTACCTCAGGTGGTGTGATTGCCGCAATCACCGCGCAATTATTAAAACAAGGCAGTCAAATCGCATATCAATTAAACAAAAGCTTAGTAAACACAGGTGTCACATCCATTACGCTAAAAGAGCAAAGCACTCGTTTGATGTCTTTAAATGAGTACAGCCATCTGTTTTGTGAAGGCAAACGCTTTGTTACTTGGCGCTAAGCTGATTGAATGTAGCATAGATGCGTTGAATGACTGATATAGTGATCACTATTTGGTGATGACGGTTGATTATATATCGAAAGTCAGCAGTCTCATTTTGCCTGCTTATTGTTTATTTTTATAACTGACAGACCCAATCTGTAGATTTGCGGTATTATAGACTATCAACTTTACCCAACATCTATAAAAAAGGATTGTCCATGCAAAATAAGTTGATCAATTTAGTCGTTAAAAGCGCCAACCAAAGTAAAAAACAGATATTGAGCGCGGTTCAGCCGTCTCGTTACTTGCAGGATTTAAATAAAAAGCAGGCTGGACAAAACAAAACAGTACTTATTACAGGTGCCAGTTCTGGGTTAGGTGAAGGGATGGCGAGGCTTTTTGCCAAGCTTGGTTACAACCTTGCTATTTGCGCTCGCCGCGTCGATCGTTTGGAGTGTTTGCAGTCAGAATTGACAGCAGCGTATCCTAATATACGTGTTGAATATCAGACGCTTGATGTTAGCGATTATGATGCCATTTTTGATGTGTTTAATGCCTTTGCAGAAAAATTTGGTAGCATTGATCGAGTGGTGGTCAATGCCGGTATTGGTGATAGTCGCCGTATCGGTAAAGGGCGTTTTGATACCAATCGCCGTACCGTTGAGATTAACTTCATATCGGCATTGGCGCAATGTGAAGCTGCGATGAGTATTTTTAGAGCACAAAACAGCGGTCACTTGGTGGTCATATCAAGCATGTCGGCCATGCGCGGAATGCCCAAGCATTTGACCGCTTATGGGGCAAGTAAAGCAGGATTGGCACATCTGGCAGAAGGGATTCGTTCGGATATGCTCTTAACCAAGCTTCCTATCAAAGTCTCTACCATTTATCCTGGCTATATTCGTACTGAGATTAATGAAAATGCCAAGCCATTACCGTTTGAAGTCGATGCTGACACAGGCACGAAGGCCATTGTTGCCGCGATTGAAGCGGGCGTAGAAGAAGCTTGTGTACCAAGTTTACCATGGTCATTTGTCGGTCAGGCACTAAAACACTTGCCACTTAAAGTCGTCAGCACAGTCAGTTAACACAACTGGCGCTGATCGCAGTAAATAAAAAGCCGCTTACAGCATGTTGTAAGCGGCTTTTTATTATTTATTTAAAGTAAGCACTTAAGCGTTATCTAAAATATGTTTCTCGCGCAGCTTTTGACGCAGTACTTTACCGACGTTACTCTTTGGCAGCTCACTCACAAACTCGATGTGACGTGGGCATTTATAGCCTGTTAAGTTGTCTAAAGCAAACTCTGTAATCACTTCTTTGGTTACGTTGTTATCAGCAGGGACGATATAAATCTTCACCGCTTCACCTTGACGCTCATCAGGAATCCCAATGACTGCACAATCAATAATACCATCACAGTCCAGCATCACAGACTCAATCTCATTAGGGAAGACGTTAAAGCCTGAGACCAAAATCATGTCTTTTTTACGATCAAGTAAGGTGAAATAGCCTTTTGAATCCATGCTGGCGATATCACCGGTTCTGAAATAACCGTCACTGGTAAAGTCATCACTACTTTCTCTGTTGAGATAACCTGACGTCACGTTTGGTCCTTTGATACACATCTCACCTGCTTGGTTGATGCCCACACGATTGCCATCCTCATCGATAAGAATGATGTCGATACTAGGCACAGGTATACCAATAGTGCCATTAAACTTACGATCAGTAATAAGGTTGGCCGTACCGCCGGCAACCCCTTCAGTCATTCCCCAACCTTCAACCATAGGGCAACCTGTGACTTCTAACCAACGTGTTGCTGTTTGCTCGGTTGCTGCCATACCACCTGCTTGTGAGATGCGAAGCGAGCTGAAGTCCAGCTCTTTGAAGCTTGGCTGCTCCAGTAGTGCTTTGAATAGAGTATTCACCGCTGGGAAAATATGGAATGGCTGCTTTGATAAAGTTTTGACAAAACCTGGCATATCACGTGGGTTTGGCACCAATATAAAGGTGTAACCTGAACGCATGCCTAATAGGCTGAGTGAAAAGGCAAAGATGTGGTAAAGCGGTAGCGCCATGACCATATTGATATAGACCTCATTGATTTCTGAGGTAACAGGGCGATACCAAGCTTCTGCCATCAAAGCAGCAGATACGATATTGCGCTGGGTGAGTATCGTGCCTTTAGACAGTCCTGTCGTACCACCTGTGTATTGCAAAATAGCCAGTTGATCTAAGCTCATTTTTGGCGCGTGAAAAGGAAGGTTTTTACCCCTCTTAAGTACATCAGGGAACTTGGTCACTTCGTGTTTTGGATCGTCAAGTTTGTATTTTGGGATCAAACGCTTGACTTGACGAACGATGGTATTGACCAACATGCCTTTGAGTCCCATCATATCGCCCAGTTTGGATAATACGATGCGCTTGATATTGGTCTCGTCAACGACTTGTTCGAGGGCTTGAGCGAAGTTATCGACCACAAAAATAACCTGAGCGCCAGAGTCATTTAACTGATGGCGTAGCTCACGGCCTGTATATAGAGGATTAACTGGCGTGCAAACATAGCCTGCTCGTAAAATACCAATCATGATCGGTAAGTATTGAGGAATGTTTGGCATCATTAAGGCAACCACGCAGCCCTTAGGAAGATTTTGCGATTGCAACCATGCTGCTACTGCAAGTGACGCTTTATCAACATCGCCATAAGTATGAGTGACGCCCATACAGATTGTCATAGGGTGCATACGAAAGCGCTCGAAACACTCTTCGTATAGCTCCATTATGCTGCTATATTTGTCTGGATTGACAGTTTTAGGTACACCATTCGGATAATGGGCAAGCCAAGGTTTATTTGGCGTCATGGTCAGCGTCCTTGAATTCAAAATAGATTAGAATTTGTGGTAAAGCAGTCATATCCGTGTCAATAAAACACATCAGCGCTGACGTAGCGTTTGTCGCTGATAGAAGTAGTATCCTTACTTATTGACTGGCTGCTATATTCTATTGCCGTATATAAGCTTTCTTAATCAAACTAAAAGAGTTCGCTGGTTAGAAGGCATAAACGGTTAAGTTGGTGATAAAAAATACACCGCATCAAATACACATTATCTAATGTTTACCACTAAGGTATTAAAAAATAATACATTTAAGCAATACATTAGCATGAATAGATTTTAATGTAATACCAGTATGCAAGACTGTAGAGTGCACAAATAAAGCTGAAAAATTCAATTTCTTTTTTATCAGATTTGTAACGTTAAGGTTTAAAGAGTCGTTGTCAGTTAGGTAGAAATTCTAACCCGTCAAAACGATGACTATTGAACATGAAAATTATCTTAATAGTGATTAAGGTAGAATTAACTGCTTATGTTTATTAAAGAATCGGCGATAAATGAGTAAAGCACTGATGGTACAGCCAAGCATACTGCTCACACATATCAAAAACATGGTGACGATTTGATAGCGAACCGCTTGAGTAGGATCGGCACCTGCCAATATTTGCCCTGTCATCATACCAGGTAAGCTGACAATACCGACAACTAGCATGGAGTTTAAAGTAGGGGTCATACCGTTGATGATTGCTGAGCGTATAGGATCATGTACGGCCTCGAACGGGCGAGCAGAAAGGCTTAACATCATCTCAATACGTCCTTGCTGCTCATGAAAGGCATTAATCAGCTGATTGGTGGTTAGTGAAATGGCGGTCAGAGAGTTACCCAGTATCAAACCCAATATGGGAATGACAAACTGCGGAGTATACCAAGGCTGCACCTGTAAAATCATCACGATAGCGATGGCAGTAACCAATATTCCAGAAGCACTCACTGCGAGTAGGGTATCAGTAAATAAGCCCTTATAATGACGTTTGACACGGTTTTTAGCAGCGCTTCCTGCAATCAGTGTCATGATGGTTAAAATAACCAATACTTCATACCATTGTTCGCGAGCAAAAATCCATGCCAGTATCAGCCCGATAAAACTAAGCTGGACGACAGTACGAACAGCAGCCATCAATAAAGTTTTGGTGAGCTGTAAGCGCAGCCGCCACGATAAAAGAATGACGATAATAATAAGGCTGCTGGCAAGAGCGATGTCGCTATACGTTAGAAATATCTGCATGTCGTCCGTCGCGCTCATAAGTGCTCATCATAAAAGTAACTAAGGAAAAGTATCAATGTAGAGCAGAAGACAACGCATTTATATAAGTGATGGTTTGTATAAATAGGCAAAGAATACTTTGATTGCATCATTAAGATACGTTGCTCAATATACCTGCCTGCATATGCCAATGTCTATCGGCCAATGGCATAATAGCTTGGGTATCATGAGTCACCCATAGCAAGGTGCGAAGCGGATTAGCTCGCAACCAGCTAATGAGCAAACGTACCAGCTGAGCTGAAGTATCACTGTCTAAGGCGGCGGTCGGTTCATCTAATAGCAATACTTGTGGGTTTAGTTGCAATAGGCGTAACGTATTGACCAGTTGCCGCTCACCACCCGAAAGATGAGTGGCTTCTTGGTATAAAAAATCAGCGCTGCG
This is a stretch of genomic DNA from Psychrobacter alimentarius. It encodes these proteins:
- a CDS encoding SDR family oxidoreductase: MQNKLINLVVKSANQSKKQILSAVQPSRYLQDLNKKQAGQNKTVLITGASSGLGEGMARLFAKLGYNLAICARRVDRLECLQSELTAAYPNIRVEYQTLDVSDYDAIFDVFNAFAEKFGSIDRVVVNAGIGDSRRIGKGRFDTNRRTVEINFISALAQCEAAMSIFRAQNSGHLVVISSMSAMRGMPKHLTAYGASKAGLAHLAEGIRSDMLLTKLPIKVSTIYPGYIRTEINENAKPLPFEVDADTGTKAIVAAIEAGVEEACVPSLPWSFVGQALKHLPLKVVSTVS
- a CDS encoding AMP-binding protein, which encodes MTPNKPWLAHYPNGVPKTVNPDKYSSIMELYEECFERFRMHPMTICMGVTHTYGDVDKASLAVAAWLQSQNLPKGCVVALMMPNIPQYLPIMIGILRAGYVCTPVNPLYTGRELRHQLNDSGAQVIFVVDNFAQALEQVVDETNIKRIVLSKLGDMMGLKGMLVNTIVRQVKRLIPKYKLDDPKHEVTKFPDVLKRGKNLPFHAPKMSLDQLAILQYTGGTTGLSKGTILTQRNIVSAALMAEAWYRPVTSEINEVYINMVMALPLYHIFAFSLSLLGMRSGYTFILVPNPRDMPGFVKTLSKQPFHIFPAVNTLFKALLEQPSFKELDFSSLRISQAGGMAATEQTATRWLEVTGCPMVEGWGMTEGVAGGTANLITDRKFNGTIGIPVPSIDIILIDEDGNRVGINQAGEMCIKGPNVTSGYLNRESSDDFTSDGYFRTGDIASMDSKGYFTLLDRKKDMILVSGFNVFPNEIESVMLDCDGIIDCAVIGIPDERQGEAVKIYIVPADNNVTKEVITEFALDNLTGYKCPRHIEFVSELPKSNVGKVLRQKLREKHILDNA
- a CDS encoding ABC transporter permease, which produces MSATDDMQIFLTYSDIALASSLIIIVILLSWRLRLQLTKTLLMAAVRTVVQLSFIGLILAWIFAREQWYEVLVILTIMTLIAGSAAKNRVKRHYKGLFTDTLLAVSASGILVTAIAIVMILQVQPWYTPQFVIPILGLILGNSLTAISLTTNQLINAFHEQQGRIEMMLSLSARPFEAVHDPIRSAIINGMTPTLNSMLVVGIVSLPGMMTGQILAGADPTQAVRYQIVTMFLICVSSMLGCTISALLIYRRFFNKHKQLILP